One Peribacillus simplex NBRC 15720 = DSM 1321 genomic region harbors:
- the ytaF gene encoding sporulation membrane protein YtaF: MWLQIIFLAFAVSIDGFGVGLTFGMRKMKIPLRSIAVISVCSALSLGIAMVIGQFISQLISIGAAEKTGGIILIFLGAWMVYQYFKPEKDLKDDRYHEKIIFNFEIKSLGVVINILQKPLNADFDKSGTITGVEALVLGFALSLDAFGAGVGAAMIGISPIILAGCIAIMSSIFIWSGLQSGKLLSNNKLVQHLTFLPGVLLILIGLFKL, from the coding sequence ATGTGGCTACAAATTATTTTTCTCGCTTTTGCAGTTAGTATTGACGGATTTGGCGTAGGTTTGACATTTGGTATGCGGAAGATGAAAATCCCCTTAAGGTCAATAGCGGTCATCTCAGTTTGTTCTGCATTGAGTTTAGGTATAGCGATGGTCATCGGGCAATTCATCAGTCAGCTCATATCTATCGGGGCGGCTGAAAAAACGGGTGGCATCATCCTCATTTTTCTTGGTGCCTGGATGGTGTACCAGTATTTTAAGCCTGAAAAAGATCTGAAAGATGATAGATATCATGAAAAGATCATCTTTAATTTTGAAATTAAATCACTTGGGGTAGTTATTAATATTTTACAAAAACCATTGAATGCCGATTTTGATAAATCAGGTACGATAACGGGTGTTGAAGCGCTTGTTCTGGGGTTTGCACTTTCTCTGGATGCGTTCGGTGCCGGAGTTGGTGCGGCTATGATCGGGATTTCACCGATTATCCTCGCAGGGTGCATCGCTATTATGAGTTCGATTTTCATTTGGAGCGGGCTTCAAAGCGGGAAATTGCTTTCAAATAATAAACTTGTCCAGCATTTGACCTTTCTTCCAGGTGTACTATTAATTCTCATCGGTTTATTCAAATTATGA
- the coaE gene encoding dephospho-CoA kinase (Dephospho-CoA kinase (CoaE) performs the final step in coenzyme A biosynthesis.), translating to MGQIIGITGGIASGKSSVSLYLQELGFTIVDADLASRAVVEPGEEAYHQVVKAFGEDILLTDGNIDRVKLGSIIFHDEEKRLLLNGIVHPAVRNWMRLKTEEALSSGEETVFMDIPLLFESKLTFMVEKTLLVYVDEQVQLQRLMNRNGLSETEALARINSQMPLADKKVLADAVIDNNGDINETKRQVKSVLSEWHVI from the coding sequence ATGGGACAAATCATCGGAATCACCGGAGGCATCGCCAGTGGGAAAAGCAGTGTCAGCCTCTATCTACAGGAACTCGGATTCACGATTGTCGATGCAGATCTGGCTTCCCGTGCTGTCGTTGAGCCGGGTGAGGAAGCCTATCATCAAGTTGTGAAGGCATTTGGTGAAGATATCTTATTGACGGATGGGAATATAGATCGCGTAAAGCTAGGATCGATCATATTTCATGATGAGGAAAAGAGATTGCTATTGAATGGCATCGTGCATCCTGCCGTCAGGAATTGGATGCGCCTCAAAACGGAAGAGGCACTATCATCAGGGGAAGAAACGGTGTTTATGGATATTCCGCTCCTATTCGAAAGCAAGCTGACATTCATGGTGGAAAAGACGCTTTTGGTTTATGTGGATGAGCAAGTTCAATTGCAACGATTAATGAACAGGAATGGTCTTTCGGAGACGGAGGCACTTGCCAGGATCAATTCACAAATGCCCTTGGCTGATAAAAAGGTCTTAGCGGATGCCGTCATCGATAATAATGGAGACATTAATGAAACGAAGAGGCAAGTGAAGTCCGTACTTAGCGAATGGCATGTCATATAA
- a CDS encoding glyceraldehyde-3-phosphate dehydrogenase, whose product MNSRIAINGFGRIGRMVFRKAILDESLDIVAINASYPAETLAHLLKYDTIHGKFDGIIIAEDDSLVVNGRRVKLINNRDPKLLPWKEMNIDIVIEATGKFNDRSKAALHLDAGAKRVILSAPGKNEDVTIVMGVNQEVLEIDKHFVISNASCTTNCLGPVAKVLDEKFGINNGLMTTIHSYTNDQNNIDNPHKDLRRARAAAESIIPTTTGAAKAISLVLPQLKGKLHGMALRVPTPNVSLVDLVVDLNCDVTIDEVNQAFIDASENELKGIMEFTMEPLVSSDFKTNPHSAIIDGLTTMMIGDRKVKVLAWYDNEWGYSNRVVDLVKLVGSELKKTSEVELSVQ is encoded by the coding sequence ATGAATTCAAGAATAGCGATTAACGGATTTGGGAGAATTGGAAGAATGGTTTTCCGAAAGGCCATATTAGATGAGAGTTTGGACATTGTTGCCATTAATGCAAGCTATCCAGCTGAAACTTTAGCACACTTACTAAAATATGATACGATACATGGTAAATTCGACGGTATCATTATAGCGGAAGATGATTCACTAGTAGTGAATGGCCGCCGAGTAAAACTAATAAATAACCGCGATCCAAAGCTATTGCCTTGGAAAGAGATGAACATAGATATTGTAATTGAAGCCACGGGCAAATTCAATGATCGTTCTAAAGCGGCTCTTCATTTAGATGCAGGAGCAAAAAGAGTTATTTTATCAGCGCCGGGTAAAAATGAAGACGTTACCATTGTAATGGGAGTAAATCAGGAAGTGCTGGAAATTGACAAGCATTTCGTCATATCCAATGCATCTTGTACAACCAACTGTCTTGGACCGGTTGCAAAAGTGCTTGATGAAAAATTCGGCATAAACAACGGTTTAATGACAACGATACATTCTTATACAAATGATCAAAATAATATCGATAACCCGCACAAAGACTTAAGACGTGCCCGTGCCGCTGCGGAAAGTATCATTCCTACGACTACAGGAGCTGCAAAAGCCATCTCCCTAGTGTTGCCGCAATTAAAAGGCAAGCTTCATGGAATGGCATTACGCGTACCGACACCTAACGTATCTCTAGTCGATCTTGTTGTGGATTTAAACTGTGATGTCACCATTGATGAAGTGAACCAAGCCTTCATCGATGCTTCAGAAAATGAACTCAAAGGAATTATGGAATTCACGATGGAACCTTTAGTTTCCAGTGATTTCAAAACGAATCCTCACTCTGCAATCATCGATGGTTTGACGACGATGATGATTGGGGACAGGAAAGTGAAAGTCCTTGCATGGTATGATAATGAGTGGGGTTACTCCAACCGGGTAGTGGACCTTGTGAAATTGGTTGGATCCGAGTTGAAAAAAACTTCCGAAGTCGAATTATCAGTACAATAA
- the speD gene encoding adenosylmethionine decarboxylase: METMGRHVISELWGCDFEKLNNIDLIEKIFVDAALKSGAEVREVAFHKFAPQGVSGVVIISESHLTIHSFPEHGYASIDVYTCGNLDPNIAADYIAEALNAQTRENIELPRGLGPVQMKKANISAL, encoded by the coding sequence ATGGAAACAATGGGTAGACATGTCATTTCTGAACTTTGGGGTTGTGACTTTGAAAAACTGAACAATATCGATTTAATTGAAAAGATTTTTGTTGATGCTGCTTTGAAATCAGGTGCAGAGGTACGAGAAGTAGCCTTTCACAAATTTGCTCCACAAGGGGTCAGCGGGGTTGTCATCATTTCTGAATCACACTTAACGATTCACAGTTTTCCAGAACACGGCTATGCGAGCATCGATGTCTATACATGCGGTAACTTGGATCCGAATATTGCGGCAGATTATATTGCAGAAGCTTTGAATGCGCAAACACGTGAAAACATAGAATTACCACGTGGATTAGGTCCTGTACAAATGAAAAAAGCCAATATAAGTGCCCTATAA
- the nrdR gene encoding transcriptional regulator NrdR — protein MKCPSCQYNGTRVLDSRPVDESKSIRRRRECEACGFRFTTFEKVEETPLIVVKKGGTREEFSRDKILRGLIRACEKRPVPLKELEQITSYVEKELRNQGIAEVKSDSVGEMVMDKLAEVDEVAYVRFASVYRQFKDINVFIDELKDLINKERK, from the coding sequence ATGAAATGCCCGTCATGTCAATATAACGGAACAAGAGTGCTCGATTCCAGGCCAGTCGATGAAAGTAAATCGATTCGACGACGCCGTGAATGTGAGGCATGTGGTTTTCGATTCACGACATTTGAAAAGGTGGAGGAAACACCGCTTATTGTAGTGAAAAAGGGCGGGACACGGGAAGAGTTCAGTCGTGATAAAATCCTGCGTGGCTTAATCAGGGCTTGCGAAAAACGTCCGGTTCCCTTGAAAGAACTAGAGCAAATTACCAGTTATGTAGAGAAAGAACTACGCAACCAGGGCATAGCGGAAGTGAAAAGCGACAGTGTCGGCGAAATGGTAATGGACAAGTTGGCAGAAGTCGATGAGGTTGCCTATGTAAGGTTCGCATCCGTCTATCGGCAATTTAAAGATATCAATGTCTTTATTGATGAATTGAAAGATTTAATTAATAAAGAAAGAAAGTAG
- a CDS encoding replication initiation and membrane attachment family protein produces the protein MSMHWQELLPADSYLVSSAGLLHDYDRKILTRLYQPLIGPICISLYMTLWSELEENRLWSETSSHYQLMNTIGLKLSDIYEARLLLEGIGLLNVYKKSKNESKEFIYELNPPLSPQQFFTDGMLNIYLYKKIGKAQFNRLKRFFCDDHILTDQYEGVTKSFVEVFSSDHLDSLYVTDEAKNEWKPMPEQQFIDRTEGVEPSGFDDLFDFDLLFAGMKSSIVPKKAFTPKIKSTIAKLAFLYGIDPLEMQKLVMDAVSLDDEIDEEVLRKAARDWYQIERQADMPSLVNRVQPIRERTQKEEPKTQEQELIRHLETISPRERLMQLSGGAEPSSGDLKVVEGVMINQKLNPGVVNVLIEYVMLKTDMKFTKGYVEKLAGHWARLKVSTVVEAMELAKNEHRKYQDWAQGSRNAKGSRKKAIREEVVPEWLEKKEEAQQEQNVDQPELNAQKLELQERWKQWKAGGEMNDGKD, from the coding sequence ATGTCAATGCATTGGCAAGAATTGCTCCCAGCGGATTCATATTTGGTCTCATCTGCGGGGCTGCTTCATGATTATGATCGGAAAATACTTACCCGACTATATCAACCTCTTATTGGACCTATCTGCATAAGCCTATATATGACGTTATGGAGTGAGTTGGAGGAAAACAGGCTATGGTCGGAAACCTCCTCGCATTATCAATTAATGAATACCATCGGTCTTAAGTTAAGTGATATTTACGAAGCGCGCCTTTTACTTGAGGGAATCGGCCTGTTGAATGTATATAAGAAATCGAAAAATGAATCGAAGGAATTTATCTATGAGTTAAACCCGCCGCTTTCCCCTCAGCAGTTTTTCACGGATGGAATGCTGAATATTTACTTATACAAAAAAATCGGTAAAGCGCAATTCAATCGATTAAAAAGATTCTTTTGTGATGACCATATCTTAACCGATCAATATGAAGGTGTGACTAAATCTTTTGTGGAAGTATTCTCATCAGATCATTTGGACTCTTTATATGTAACGGATGAAGCGAAAAACGAATGGAAACCGATGCCTGAACAGCAATTCATCGATCGGACGGAAGGCGTCGAGCCATCGGGGTTTGATGACTTATTTGATTTTGACCTGTTATTTGCCGGAATGAAATCCTCGATCGTACCGAAAAAGGCCTTTACTCCGAAAATAAAAAGTACGATTGCCAAACTTGCTTTTTTATATGGCATTGATCCGCTGGAAATGCAAAAACTAGTAATGGATGCCGTTTCATTGGATGATGAGATCGATGAGGAAGTGCTTAGAAAGGCGGCAAGGGACTGGTATCAGATCGAACGGCAGGCTGATATGCCTTCACTTGTCAATCGGGTGCAGCCGATTCGTGAACGGACACAAAAGGAAGAACCGAAAACACAGGAACAAGAGTTAATCCGTCATTTGGAGACGATTTCTCCAAGGGAGCGGCTGATGCAATTGTCTGGCGGTGCAGAGCCATCAAGCGGTGATTTGAAAGTGGTTGAGGGCGTGATGATCAATCAAAAGCTGAATCCGGGTGTCGTCAATGTCTTGATTGAATATGTCATGCTCAAAACGGATATGAAGTTTACGAAGGGCTATGTGGAAAAGCTGGCGGGCCATTGGGCACGGCTAAAGGTTTCTACGGTCGTCGAGGCGATGGAACTAGCTAAAAATGAACATAGGAAATATCAGGACTGGGCTCAAGGAAGCAGGAATGCTAAGGGCAGCCGGAAAAAGGCGATACGGGAAGAAGTGGTTCCGGAGTGGCTTGAGAAAAAAGAAGAAGCACAGCAGGAGCAGAATGTAGATCAGCCTGAATTGAACGCCCAGAAACTCGAGCTTCAGGAGAGATGGAAGCAGTGGAAAGCTGGAGGTGAAATGAACGATGGAAAAGATTAA
- the dnaI gene encoding primosomal protein DnaI, which translates to MEKINRSLNKLANTNQFQQRYEKLKQEIFEDEQVRLFLNANSSTVTNEMIDKNLGKLYEFTSQSNKCDKCPSLNGCINMMQGYYPKLVVQGKALNLHYEICPRKLAEDEKRKREKLIRSLYVPKDILNATIEDFTQTDNENKRLGVLSKAISFIMEYEPGKRQKGLYIYGKFGVGKTYLLGAIANELAERQISSLIVYVPDYLRELKGSIGDNTVNEKIEMVKTAPVLMLDDIGAESMTSWGRDEVFGPILQFRMLENLPTFFTSNFDLNGLENHLTFSQRGEKEEVKAARVLERIQYLAEPVKLDGVNRRR; encoded by the coding sequence ATGGAAAAGATTAATAGATCCCTTAATAAATTGGCCAATACAAACCAATTTCAACAGCGTTATGAAAAGCTGAAACAGGAGATTTTTGAAGACGAACAAGTGCGGTTATTTTTGAATGCCAACAGTTCGACGGTCACGAATGAAATGATTGATAAAAATTTGGGGAAGCTTTATGAGTTCACTTCACAAAGCAATAAGTGTGATAAATGTCCAAGCTTGAATGGCTGCATCAATATGATGCAAGGGTATTATCCCAAATTGGTGGTTCAAGGGAAAGCCCTGAACCTGCATTATGAAATCTGCCCGCGGAAATTGGCAGAGGATGAAAAGCGGAAACGGGAAAAATTGATCCGCAGCCTATATGTACCGAAGGATATTTTAAATGCGACCATTGAGGACTTTACCCAAACGGATAATGAAAACAAACGCTTGGGTGTCTTAAGTAAGGCGATTTCGTTCATTATGGAATATGAGCCAGGTAAAAGGCAAAAAGGCTTATATATATATGGGAAATTCGGAGTTGGGAAAACGTACTTATTAGGTGCGATTGCCAATGAACTTGCAGAAAGGCAAATTTCCTCACTTATTGTCTATGTCCCCGACTACTTGAGGGAACTTAAGGGATCGATAGGTGATAATACGGTCAATGAAAAAATTGAGATGGTGAAAACGGCACCTGTCCTCATGCTGGATGATATTGGAGCGGAGTCCATGACGAGCTGGGGACGCGATGAGGTTTTTGGTCCGATTTTGCAATTTAGGATGCTGGAAAACCTGCCGACGTTTTTTACTTCGAATTTTGACTTGAATGGCCTGGAGAACCACCTAACCTTTTCTCAGCGTGGTGAGAAGGAAGAGGTGAAGGCGGCGAGAGTACTGGAAAGAATTCAATATTTAGCGGAGCCGGTCAAGCTTGATGGCGTGAATCGGAGAAGATGA
- the ytxC gene encoding sporulation protein YtxC, which translates to MQISFQNDSEALKLLNFVSAHPLGAEFQAYIRILPQQGMHVDMTKSSGDKWLILLRDAFHSFLLEEKTLPVLEQIIVGKFFYREREEIEAIIEIASSIIEVERARNQDEAFSTEKRLIEEGLQSILAGKVSFSFDSFTTFRLKSFQHTLEKYVVKAIDEYKLEQDYQNFIATLRDCLHGQESKLRKLHLVNRDGFHFYDQKFSKLDRPKINSMIDRRLLAKSSLFLDTVILAPLLSIAPENLCIYTDDKEEGLIQTISRIFEERATVLPLSSFSMHLNDLSLKKEN; encoded by the coding sequence GTGCAAATTTCGTTTCAAAACGATTCAGAGGCATTGAAATTACTGAATTTCGTTTCTGCCCATCCACTGGGGGCAGAATTTCAAGCATACATTCGAATTCTTCCGCAACAAGGCATGCATGTGGATATGACGAAGTCTTCAGGTGATAAATGGCTAATTCTGCTTCGTGATGCATTTCATTCTTTTTTATTGGAAGAAAAGACGCTTCCTGTTCTGGAGCAAATAATAGTCGGTAAATTTTTTTATAGGGAACGGGAAGAAATTGAAGCCATCATTGAAATTGCATCATCAATCATCGAGGTGGAAAGAGCCAGGAATCAAGATGAAGCATTCAGTACGGAAAAACGATTGATTGAGGAAGGACTTCAAAGTATCTTGGCTGGAAAGGTATCTTTTTCATTCGATTCTTTTACGACCTTCCGTTTAAAATCATTTCAGCACACTTTGGAAAAGTATGTCGTCAAGGCGATTGATGAATACAAGCTGGAACAGGACTATCAAAATTTCATTGCTACGCTCCGAGATTGCCTTCATGGGCAGGAGTCGAAATTAAGAAAGCTTCACCTGGTCAACCGGGATGGTTTTCATTTCTATGATCAGAAATTCAGCAAACTCGACCGTCCAAAAATCAATAGTATGATCGATAGGAGGCTTCTTGCCAAAAGTTCACTTTTTCTCGATACGGTGATACTTGCCCCGCTTTTATCAATTGCTCCTGAAAACTTGTGTATCTATACCGATGACAAGGAAGAGGGGCTGATCCAGACCATTTCAAGGATTTTCGAAGAACGGGCGACTGTCCTGCCACTTTCGTCATTTTCTATGCATTTGAATGATCTTTCATTGAAAAAAGAAAATTAA
- the thrS gene encoding threonine--tRNA ligase yields MSELLKISFPDGAVKEFAKGTTTEDIAASISPGLRKKSIAGKFNGELYDLKRPIEQDGTIEIVTQDAADALEVLRHSTAHLMAQAIKRLYKNAKFGVGPVIEGGFYYDMDMEESLTPEDLPLIEKEMKKIVNENLEISRIEVSRDEAISRFKEIGDEYKLELIDAIPADQQVTLYEQGEFFDLCRGIHVPSTGKIKEFKLLSIAGAYWRGDSKNKMLQRIYGTAFYKKEELAEHLRFLEEAKERDHRKIGKELNLFMSSQKVGQGLPMWLPKGATIRRTIERYIVDKEERLGYDHVYTPVMGSVDLYKTSGHWDHYQDGMFPVMEMENEQLVLRPMNCPHHMMVYKNSIHSYRELPIRIAELGLMHRYEMSGALSGLQRVRGMTLNDAHIFVRPDQIKEEFKRVVNLVLEVYKDFDIKDYSFRLSYRDPQDTEKYFDDDNMWEKAQSMLKGAMDELGLDYFEAEGEAAFYGPKLDVQVRTALGKDETLSTVQLDFLLPERFDLNYVGEDGKQHRPVVIHRGVVSTMERFVAYLIEEYKGAFPTWLAPIQAQVIPVSPEVHLDYAKEVQEKLKAQGIRVDLDTRDEKIGYKIREAQMQKIPYMLVVGDNEVKEGSVNVRKYGEQKSETIAFEDFVSAIKAEVSR; encoded by the coding sequence ATGTCTGAATTACTGAAAATATCTTTTCCTGACGGAGCGGTTAAGGAGTTTGCTAAAGGCACAACAACTGAAGACATCGCTGCGTCCATCAGCCCTGGATTAAGGAAAAAATCCATTGCCGGAAAATTCAATGGTGAATTATATGATTTGAAACGCCCGATTGAACAAGATGGTACAATCGAAATCGTCACACAGGATGCAGCGGATGCTCTTGAAGTATTGCGTCACAGTACAGCGCACTTGATGGCACAAGCGATCAAACGTTTGTACAAAAACGCTAAATTCGGCGTAGGGCCAGTCATCGAGGGCGGCTTTTACTATGATATGGATATGGAGGAATCATTGACTCCCGAAGACCTTCCATTGATTGAAAAAGAAATGAAGAAAATCGTCAATGAAAACTTGGAAATTTCCCGCATCGAAGTGAGCCGTGATGAAGCGATTTCCCGTTTTAAAGAAATCGGCGACGAGTATAAATTGGAGTTGATCGATGCGATTCCTGCCGATCAGCAGGTAACGCTTTATGAGCAGGGTGAATTCTTTGACCTTTGCCGTGGAATTCATGTTCCATCAACGGGGAAAATCAAAGAATTCAAGCTATTGAGCATCGCTGGAGCATACTGGAGAGGCGATAGCAAAAACAAAATGCTTCAACGCATTTACGGTACGGCTTTCTATAAAAAAGAAGAGTTAGCCGAACACCTGCGTTTCCTTGAAGAAGCCAAGGAACGTGACCACCGTAAAATCGGCAAAGAATTGAACTTGTTCATGAGCTCACAGAAAGTGGGGCAAGGGCTGCCGATGTGGTTGCCAAAAGGCGCGACCATCCGCCGGACAATCGAAAGGTATATCGTGGACAAGGAAGAACGTTTGGGTTATGACCATGTCTACACACCTGTAATGGGAAGCGTGGACCTTTATAAAACATCTGGTCACTGGGATCATTACCAGGACGGCATGTTCCCTGTCATGGAGATGGAAAACGAACAGCTTGTACTGCGTCCGATGAACTGTCCGCATCACATGATGGTCTATAAAAACAGTATCCATAGCTACCGCGAACTGCCAATCCGGATTGCCGAGCTAGGCTTGATGCACCGCTATGAAATGTCAGGTGCCCTTTCCGGCCTTCAGCGTGTACGTGGGATGACATTGAATGATGCGCACATTTTCGTCCGTCCTGACCAAATCAAAGAAGAGTTCAAGCGCGTTGTGAACTTGGTTCTGGAAGTTTATAAAGATTTCGATATCAAGGATTATTCATTCCGTCTGTCTTATCGCGATCCTCAGGATACAGAAAAATACTTCGATGATGATAACATGTGGGAAAAAGCCCAAAGCATGTTAAAAGGCGCCATGGATGAACTTGGTCTGGATTACTTTGAAGCGGAAGGTGAAGCGGCATTCTACGGTCCTAAGCTTGATGTTCAGGTGCGTACTGCCTTAGGGAAAGATGAAACGCTTTCCACTGTTCAGCTTGATTTCTTGCTTCCTGAACGCTTTGATCTTAATTACGTCGGAGAGGACGGCAAGCAGCACCGTCCGGTTGTTATCCACCGCGGCGTCGTTTCCACAATGGAACGTTTTGTCGCTTACTTGATCGAAGAATACAAGGGGGCATTCCCGACTTGGCTTGCACCTATCCAAGCACAAGTGATCCCAGTTTCACCTGAAGTGCACTTGGATTATGCGAAAGAAGTACAGGAAAAACTTAAAGCGCAAGGCATTCGTGTCGATCTGGATACACGTGACGAGAAAATCGGTTACAAAATCCGTGAAGCGCAAATGCAAAAAATCCCGTACATGCTGGTTGTTGGAGACAATGAAGTCAAAGAAGGCAGCGTGAATGTACGTAAATACGGTGAACAAAAATCCGAAACGATCGCTTTTGAAGATTTCGTTTCAGCGATTAAGGCGGAAGTAAGCCGTTAA
- a CDS encoding GNAT family N-acetyltransferase — MEIRKASREDAGNLAALFNHVEDSGYMLFNPGERKATGNQVEKQMEQIEKNPLSVILVAASGHELNGYLILLGNQLGRTRHSAKIVIGIAEQDRGKGIGTKLFQKMEEHARTNEIRRLELSVIANNSPALSLYRKVGFEKEGIKRESLFFDGKYHDEYFLSKLL, encoded by the coding sequence ATGGAGATTAGAAAGGCTTCAAGGGAAGACGCGGGTAACTTGGCAGCACTATTCAATCATGTTGAAGATTCCGGGTATATGCTGTTCAACCCTGGGGAAAGAAAAGCGACCGGGAACCAAGTGGAAAAGCAAATGGAGCAAATCGAAAAAAATCCCCTTTCAGTTATCCTCGTTGCTGCGAGCGGCCATGAGTTGAATGGTTACTTAATCTTATTGGGCAATCAATTGGGCCGAACGAGGCATTCGGCCAAAATCGTCATCGGCATCGCCGAACAGGACAGAGGAAAAGGCATCGGTACGAAGCTATTTCAGAAAATGGAGGAGCATGCACGGACGAACGAAATACGGCGCCTGGAATTGTCCGTAATTGCAAACAACTCCCCTGCGCTTTCCTTATATCGAAAGGTGGGTTTTGAAAAGGAAGGAATAAAGCGGGAATCACTGTTTTTTGATGGAAAGTATCATGATGAATATTTTTTGTCCAAATTACTTTAA
- the infC gene encoding translation initiation factor IF-3, with the protein MVNEGIRAREVRLIDQNGEQLGIKTKFEALEIAARVNLDLVLVAANAKPPVARIMDYGKHRFEQQKKDKEARKNQKVISLKEVRLSPTIEEHDFNTKLRNGIKFLEKGDKVKASIRFKGRAITHKEIGQRVLVRFSEACKEVATIEQHPKMDGRSMFIILAPKNEK; encoded by the coding sequence ATGGTAAACGAGGGCATCCGAGCCCGTGAAGTTCGTCTTATTGACCAAAACGGAGAACAACTTGGAATTAAAACGAAATTCGAAGCATTGGAAATTGCCGCTCGTGTAAATCTTGATCTAGTTTTAGTTGCTGCAAATGCAAAGCCTCCGGTAGCCCGGATCATGGACTACGGAAAACACCGCTTCGAGCAGCAAAAGAAAGACAAGGAAGCACGTAAAAATCAAAAAGTCATCAGTCTGAAAGAGGTTCGTTTGAGCCCAACGATTGAAGAACATGATTTCAATACGAAGCTTCGCAACGGTATTAAATTCCTTGAAAAAGGCGATAAAGTAAAAGCTTCTATCCGATTCAAAGGACGTGCCATTACGCATAAGGAAATTGGTCAACGTGTACTCGTTCGTTTTTCTGAAGCATGTAAAGAAGTGGCTACAATCGAGCAACACCCAAAAATGGACGGGCGCAGCATGTTCATTATCTTAGCACCGAAAAACGAAAAGTAA
- the rpmI gene encoding 50S ribosomal protein L35: MPKMKTHRGSAKRFKKTGSGKLKRSNAYTSHLFANKSTKQKRKLRKASLVSKGDFKRIRHMLDNIK; the protein is encoded by the coding sequence ATGCCTAAAATGAAAACTCACCGCGGATCTGCTAAACGTTTCAAAAAGACTGGATCCGGCAAACTTAAGCGTTCTAACGCTTACACAAGCCATTTATTTGCTAACAAATCTACTAAGCAAAAGCGTAAGCTTCGCAAAGCTAGCCTTGTAAGCAAAGGTGACTTCAAACGTATTCGTCATATGCTAGACAACATTAAATAA
- the rplT gene encoding 50S ribosomal protein L20 gives MPRVKGGTVTRKRRKKVIKLAKGYYGAKHILFKVANQQVMKSGNYAFRDRRQKKRDFRKLWITRINAAARINGLSYSRLMHGLKLAGIEVNRKMLADLAVADEQAFAQLATAAKQQLDK, from the coding sequence ATGCCACGTGTAAAAGGCGGTACTGTTACTCGCAAACGTCGTAAAAAGGTAATAAAATTAGCTAAAGGTTACTATGGCGCGAAACATATTCTTTTCAAAGTAGCTAACCAACAAGTAATGAAGTCAGGAAACTATGCTTTCCGTGACCGTCGTCAAAAGAAACGTGATTTCCGCAAACTTTGGATCACTCGTATCAACGCTGCAGCACGCATCAACGGTCTTTCTTACAGCCGTTTAATGCATGGTCTAAAGCTTGCTGGTATCGAAGTGAACCGCAAAATGCTTGCTGATCTTGCTGTTGCTGACGAACAAGCTTTTGCTCAATTAGCAACTGCTGCTAAACAACAATTAGACAAATAA
- a CDS encoding DUF1294 domain-containing protein has translation MQGVWFIAAYMIITNIIGFALMGIDKRKARNGEYRISEKTLWFWAVIGGGTGTFLGMKQFRHKTKHAAFKWGLPILMVLQIALLIKIFIQL, from the coding sequence ATGCAAGGAGTATGGTTCATTGCTGCTTATATGATCATCACAAACATCATCGGGTTTGCCTTAATGGGAATCGACAAAAGGAAAGCGCGTAATGGGGAGTACCGGATCAGCGAAAAGACACTTTGGTTTTGGGCGGTCATAGGCGGAGGGACTGGGACCTTTTTGGGGATGAAGCAATTCCGCCATAAGACGAAGCATGCCGCTTTTAAGTGGGGCCTGCCTATATTGATGGTTCTTCAGATAGCCTTATTGATTAAGATATTCATTCAATTGTAA